A single genomic interval of Hafnia alvei harbors:
- the dmsD gene encoding Tat proofreading chaperone DmsD: MLQPQQLQDIAISARSLGALFYYPPESEACTPLVEIFSSSEWRSEWPYGSEQQLEQCVALLTTATNEPLEDAYQRLFIGPHALPAPPWGSVYLDKESVLFGDSTLALRQWMRLHHIEGQSEQQEPEDQFGLMLMMAAWLAETQPQALGEFLSVHLLPWSSRYLTLMIQDAQHPFYQGLAELALLTLSAWQQQLAIVPAVSELYR; encoded by the coding sequence ATGCTACAACCACAACAGCTTCAAGATATTGCCATTTCGGCTCGCTCCTTAGGCGCACTTTTTTACTACCCTCCGGAAAGCGAAGCCTGTACGCCGCTGGTGGAAATCTTCTCTTCGTCCGAATGGCGCAGTGAATGGCCCTATGGATCGGAACAGCAGTTAGAGCAATGTGTGGCTCTGCTGACCACTGCTACGAATGAACCTCTGGAAGATGCGTACCAACGCTTATTTATCGGACCGCATGCGTTACCCGCTCCTCCTTGGGGCTCGGTTTATCTGGACAAAGAGAGCGTTCTTTTTGGCGATTCAACGCTGGCGCTACGCCAGTGGATGCGTCTTCATCATATTGAAGGGCAAAGTGAGCAACAGGAGCCAGAAGATCAGTTCGGTTTAATGTTGATGATGGCTGCATGGCTAGCTGAGACACAGCCTCAGGCGCTCGGTGAGTTTTTATCTGTTCACCTTTTGCCATGGAGCTCACGCTATTTGACTCTCATGATACAAGATGCCCAGCATCCGTTTTATCAAGGGCTAGCAGAGCTTGCGTTGTTAACGCTCTCTGCTTGGCAGCAACAGCTCGCGATTGTGCCTGCCGTGAGTGAGCTTTATCGCTAA